A section of the Solitalea canadensis DSM 3403 genome encodes:
- a CDS encoding ArsR/SmtB family transcription factor has product MDIKRVERISKALSDPSRIKILQSVSKKKTCLYCTEIGDIIDLAQPSISHHLKQLVDADLIISEKEGRSVKYRLNNEVIDDYTKFLTDLKV; this is encoded by the coding sequence ATGGACATAAAAAGAGTTGAAAGAATATCGAAGGCACTTAGTGATCCAAGTCGTATTAAAATTTTGCAATCGGTAAGCAAGAAGAAAACCTGTCTGTATTGTACCGAGATCGGTGACATTATTGACCTGGCTCAGCCTTCCATCTCACACCACCTTAAACAATTGGTTGATGCTGATTTGATTATTTCTGAAAAAGAGGGGAGAAGTGTAAAGTACCGCTTAAACAATGAAGTAATAGATGATTATACTAAATTTTTGACCGACCTGAAGGTCTAA